In Oncorhynchus nerka isolate Pitt River linkage group LG21, Oner_Uvic_2.0, whole genome shotgun sequence, the following are encoded in one genomic region:
- the LOC115104390 gene encoding glutamic acid-rich protein-like isoform X2 yields the protein MSMWGGDYFTTSARRMGLSGPRNGRTYIMYHGTSWWAAQKIMAKGFFQSKCGMLGQGVYLSRDLEKASRYPLDLTEHQKVVIKVKVNVGKVKKVDRQGHPLKKTWHDEGYDSAWVPPNCGMVKSGLEENCVWDPNRITVLDTIKSKTEPTLQSEDTDEEEDEEDTEEEEEGVEGEEENYEEEGVNEEEQGDYEEEGVDEEEEEEDYEKEGLEGEEEDYEEEGVDEEEEEEADGDTEEEEDEEEADGDTEEEEEREGEKEEEADGDTEEEEEGEEEEEADGATEQEEEGDTEEDYEEEEMEGEEDYEEEEEDSW from the coding sequence ATGGCACCTCTTGGTGGGCTGCACAGAAAATCATGGCCAAAGGTTTTTTTCAATCCAAGTGTGGCATGTTGGGGCAGGGTGTGTATCTAAGCCGGGACCTGGAGAAGGCTAGTAGATACCCCCTGGACCTCACTGAACACCAGAAGGTTGTCATCAAAGTTAAAGTCAATGTGGGCAAGGTGAAAAAAGTAGACCGCCAAGGCCACCCTTTGAAGAAGACGTGGCATGACGAAGGTTACGACTcagcctgggttcctcctaacTGTGGCATGGTGAAGAGTGGTTTAGAAGAGAACTGTGTCTGGGACCCAAACCGCATTACTGTTTTAGACACTATCAAATCAAAAACAGAACCCACCTTGCAAAGTGAGGACActgatgaggaagaggatgaagaggacactgaggaggaggaagagggggtggaaggagaggaggagaattaTGAGGAAGAGGGGGTTAATGAAGAGGAGCAGGGGGATTATGAGGAAGAGGGggttgatgaagaggaggaggaggaggattatgAGAAAGAAGggttggagggagaggaggaggattatGAGGAAGAGGGggttgatgaagaggaggaggaggaagcagatggggacactgaggaggaggaggatgaggaggaagcgGATGGggacactgaggaggaggaggagagagagggagagaaggaggaggaagcgGATGGggacactgaggaggaggaggagggagaggaagaggaggaagcagATGGGGCGactgagcaggaggaggagggggacactgaggaggattatgaagaagaggagatggagggagaggaggattatgaggaagaggaggaggactcaTGGTGA